The Puntigrus tetrazona isolate hp1 chromosome 3, ASM1883169v1, whole genome shotgun sequence genome contains a region encoding:
- the aimp2 gene encoding aminoacyl tRNA synthase complex-interacting multifunctional protein 2 isoform X3 — MPMYKNGEVDPALQALEDRQDEVLRRLQELKATVDGLAKTVTTPDADLDASTLSSAPAQPAFRGTAHLDSLLGKDLGALRDVVINANPAHPPLSLLVLHGLLCQRYQVLSSVHVHSSVSAVPPPLLSCLGPRHRDSYARQRFQLGFTLIWKDVAKLQMKFNTQSMCPIEGEANVARFLFRLLGAAPQDPVAATQMDGWIDMAVFQLAEGGSKERAAVLRSLNSALGRSPWLVGQELSLADIVCACCVLRAGPAASAPANVQHWLKSCQNLGHFDCVYPLLQ; from the exons ATGCCCATGTACAAG AACGGGGAGGTGGATCCTGCTCTGCAGGCGCTGGAGGACAGGCAGGATGAGGTCCTGAGACGTCTGCAGGAGCTGAAGGCCACGGTGGACGGGCTGGCCAAGACGGTGACCACCCCCGACGCCGACCTGGACGCCAGCACGCTGTCGAGCGCACCTGCTCAGCCTGCGTTCAGAGGAACGGCCCATCTAGACTCCTTACTGGGCAAG GACCTGGGCGCGCTGAGAGACGTCGTGATCAACGCCAACCCTGCCCATCCTCCTCTGTCCCTGCTGGTCCTCCACGGCCTGCTGTGCCAGCGCTACCAGGTGCTCTCCAGCGTGCACGTGCACTCGTCCGTGAGCGCCGTGCCTCCCCCGCTGCTGTCCTGCCTGGGCCCGCGGCACAGAGACAGCTACGCCCGCCAGCGCTTCCAGCTCGGCTTCACTCTCATCTGGAAAGACG TGGCGAAGCTGCAGATGAAGTTCAACACGCAGAGCATGTGCCCGATCGAGGGCGAGGCCAACGTCGCCCGCTTCCTCTTCCGTCTTCTGGGGGCCGCACCCCAGGACCCGGTCGCCGCCACGCAGATGGACGGCTGGATCGACATGGCGGTTTTCCAGCTGGCCGAGGGGGGCAGTAAAGAGCGGGCGGCCGTGCTGAGGTCGCTGAACTCCGCTTTGGGACGCTCGCCGTGGCTCGTGGGTCAGGAGCTGTCCCTCGCTGATATCGTGTGCGCCTGCTGCGTCCTGCGGGCCGGCCCGGCCGCCTCCGCCCCGGCTAACGTGCAGCACTGGCTCAAGTCCTGCCAGAACCTGGGCCACTTCGACTGCGTGTACCCGTTACTGCAGTAA
- the aimp2 gene encoding aminoacyl tRNA synthase complex-interacting multifunctional protein 2 isoform X2, producing MDRFRKGGGDDGNGEVDPALQALEDRQDEVLRRLQELKATVDGLAKTVTTPDADLDASTLSSAPAQPAFRGTAHLDSLLGKDLGALRDVVINANPAHPPLSLLVLHGLLCQRYQVLSSVHVHSSVSAVPPPLLSCLGPRHRDSYARQRFQLGFTLIWKDVAKLQMKFNTQSMCPIEGEANVARFLFRLLGAAPQDPVAATQMDGWIDMAVFQLAEGGSKERAAVLRSLNSALGRSPWLVGQELSLADIVCACCVLRAGPAASAPANVQHWLKSCQNLGHFDCVYPLLQ from the exons ATGGATCGTTTTAGAAAGGGCGGTGGTGATGATGGG AACGGGGAGGTGGATCCTGCTCTGCAGGCGCTGGAGGACAGGCAGGATGAGGTCCTGAGACGTCTGCAGGAGCTGAAGGCCACGGTGGACGGGCTGGCCAAGACGGTGACCACCCCCGACGCCGACCTGGACGCCAGCACGCTGTCGAGCGCACCTGCTCAGCCTGCGTTCAGAGGAACGGCCCATCTAGACTCCTTACTGGGCAAG GACCTGGGCGCGCTGAGAGACGTCGTGATCAACGCCAACCCTGCCCATCCTCCTCTGTCCCTGCTGGTCCTCCACGGCCTGCTGTGCCAGCGCTACCAGGTGCTCTCCAGCGTGCACGTGCACTCGTCCGTGAGCGCCGTGCCTCCCCCGCTGCTGTCCTGCCTGGGCCCGCGGCACAGAGACAGCTACGCCCGCCAGCGCTTCCAGCTCGGCTTCACTCTCATCTGGAAAGACG TGGCGAAGCTGCAGATGAAGTTCAACACGCAGAGCATGTGCCCGATCGAGGGCGAGGCCAACGTCGCCCGCTTCCTCTTCCGTCTTCTGGGGGCCGCACCCCAGGACCCGGTCGCCGCCACGCAGATGGACGGCTGGATCGACATGGCGGTTTTCCAGCTGGCCGAGGGGGGCAGTAAAGAGCGGGCGGCCGTGCTGAGGTCGCTGAACTCCGCTTTGGGACGCTCGCCGTGGCTCGTGGGTCAGGAGCTGTCCCTCGCTGATATCGTGTGCGCCTGCTGCGTCCTGCGGGCCGGCCCGGCCGCCTCCGCCCCGGCTAACGTGCAGCACTGGCTCAAGTCCTGCCAGAACCTGGGCCACTTCGACTGCGTGTACCCGTTACTGCAGTAA
- the aimp2 gene encoding aminoacyl tRNA synthase complex-interacting multifunctional protein 2 isoform X1, which produces MPMYKVKPVSPGDIKIDLPTCMYELPNIHAQGMNCGEHALQNGEVDPALQALEDRQDEVLRRLQELKATVDGLAKTVTTPDADLDASTLSSAPAQPAFRGTAHLDSLLGKDLGALRDVVINANPAHPPLSLLVLHGLLCQRYQVLSSVHVHSSVSAVPPPLLSCLGPRHRDSYARQRFQLGFTLIWKDVAKLQMKFNTQSMCPIEGEANVARFLFRLLGAAPQDPVAATQMDGWIDMAVFQLAEGGSKERAAVLRSLNSALGRSPWLVGQELSLADIVCACCVLRAGPAASAPANVQHWLKSCQNLGHFDCVYPLLQ; this is translated from the exons ATGCCCATGTACAAGGTAAAGCCCGTCAGTCCCGGTGACATAAAGATTGATTTGCCAACGTGCATGTACGAGTTACCAAATATCCACGCGCAGGGAATGAACTGCGGGGAGCACGCGCTTCAG AACGGGGAGGTGGATCCTGCTCTGCAGGCGCTGGAGGACAGGCAGGATGAGGTCCTGAGACGTCTGCAGGAGCTGAAGGCCACGGTGGACGGGCTGGCCAAGACGGTGACCACCCCCGACGCCGACCTGGACGCCAGCACGCTGTCGAGCGCACCTGCTCAGCCTGCGTTCAGAGGAACGGCCCATCTAGACTCCTTACTGGGCAAG GACCTGGGCGCGCTGAGAGACGTCGTGATCAACGCCAACCCTGCCCATCCTCCTCTGTCCCTGCTGGTCCTCCACGGCCTGCTGTGCCAGCGCTACCAGGTGCTCTCCAGCGTGCACGTGCACTCGTCCGTGAGCGCCGTGCCTCCCCCGCTGCTGTCCTGCCTGGGCCCGCGGCACAGAGACAGCTACGCCCGCCAGCGCTTCCAGCTCGGCTTCACTCTCATCTGGAAAGACG TGGCGAAGCTGCAGATGAAGTTCAACACGCAGAGCATGTGCCCGATCGAGGGCGAGGCCAACGTCGCCCGCTTCCTCTTCCGTCTTCTGGGGGCCGCACCCCAGGACCCGGTCGCCGCCACGCAGATGGACGGCTGGATCGACATGGCGGTTTTCCAGCTGGCCGAGGGGGGCAGTAAAGAGCGGGCGGCCGTGCTGAGGTCGCTGAACTCCGCTTTGGGACGCTCGCCGTGGCTCGTGGGTCAGGAGCTGTCCCTCGCTGATATCGTGTGCGCCTGCTGCGTCCTGCGGGCCGGCCCGGCCGCCTCCGCCCCGGCTAACGTGCAGCACTGGCTCAAGTCCTGCCAGAACCTGGGCCACTTCGACTGCGTGTACCCGTTACTGCAGTAA